One genomic window of Trichlorobacter lovleyi includes the following:
- the fdxB gene encoding ferredoxin III, nif-specific encodes MAYITGLTKDKHEWTPQFIVSIDEETCIGCGRCFKVCSHDVLAFEELDEDDSAKMFMRVANAGNCIGCEACGKTCSKKCFTFAPVAA; translated from the coding sequence ATGGCCTACATCACCGGACTCACCAAAGACAAGCACGAGTGGACCCCCCAGTTTATCGTTTCCATTGACGAAGAGACCTGCATCGGCTGTGGCCGCTGCTTCAAGGTCTGCAGCCACGACGTTCTGGCATTTGAAGAACTGGACGAAGATGATTCAGCCAAGATGTTCATGCGGGTGGCCAATGCCGGCAACTGTATCGGCTGTGAGGCCTGTGGCAAGACCTGCTCCAAGAAGTGCTTCACCTTCGCACCGGTAGCAGCCTAG